DNA from Rhodobacteraceae bacterium M382:
TGCCCCTCGGAAACCGATTCCGAGGTGAATGTATAGTTCTTACGGGCCATGAAACGCTCCATTTGGGTTAACCCCATCACGCCAGGAAGCCGTTGTGACAGGTGATCTAGGGGAATTAGGGGGCCAACCTCTTTCGGTCAATCCCCAATAGTGTCCCGACGACTGTGTGCAGATCGGGAATGCAGCAATTGCAAGCCACCGAGACAGAAGAGCAACACACCCAACACCGGCCAATCCCCCGATCTGGAATACAAAGTCGCCTGAACGGGCTTGGGCACTCGGGCATCCACAAATCCCGCCTGCCCCAACGCCAGAGACGCAACAATGCGCCCAGCTGGATCAATCACAGCGGAGACCCCTGTGTTGGCCGCGCGGATCATCGGCACGCCCTGTTCGATCGCCCGCATTCGGGCCTGTACGAGATGCTGATAGGGGCCCGAATAAGTCCCAAACCACGCGTCATTGGTGATCTGCACCAACAAGTCGGGACGCTGGGAACCCGATTGAATTTCTTCGGGAAACACGGCCTCGTAGCAAATCAATGGGCGCACGACCCCAAACCCGGTCAGGGTCACGATCGGCTCGTCCGTTCCAGGGGAAAATCCGCTGCCCATCTGCGTTGCAAAGCCAAAGATGCCAACACGCGCGAGCAGATCACCAAATGGGACGTACTCTCCAAAAGGCACAAGATGACGTTTGTCATAGCGCGCAATCAGATTTCCCTGTGGGTCAATCACAGCAAGGCTGTTAAAGTATTTTTCACCGTCAGAGCGTTGTTGTCCCAGAATAACCTGTGCCCCACCCGCCTGAAGCGCAATCCTGTCAAACACAGATCCTGAATGTTCCATCATCACCGGAACCGCCGTCTCCGGCCAGACAATCAGATCAGGCTGCCCCAACTCTCCCTCGGCAGCGGTAAACCCCATCTGGCGCGAGAAAAAGAGATCCCGATACGCAGGGTCCCATTTTTGGTCCTGCGGGGCGTTGGGCTGCACCAAGCGCACGACTTTTTCACCGGTGGCAAATGC
Protein-coding regions in this window:
- the lnt gene encoding apolipoprotein N-acyltransferase; this translates as MINPAHWRWRGRLVLAFGLGVLLAQALAPLHVVLTVPMALGGVFVLFTRAETMRRAAWIGWIFGVGYFGAGLSWIVEPFQVDPDRHAWMAPFALVFLAGGLSLFWAVAFGLAARTGGQGWGAVLALTVWMSLAEFARAYVLTGLPWAAFGQFWIDTPAAQVLQWIGPQGLAVLTVFAGLSVGLAARPGVRLLGRAVALLPAMLGVALALALPEPSAFATGEKVVRLVQPNAPQDQKWDPAYRDLFFSRQMGFTAAEGELGQPDLIVWPETAVPVMMEHSGSVFDRIALQAGGAQVILGQQRSDGEKYFNSLAVIDPQGNLIARYDKRHLVPFGEYVPFGDLLARVGIFGFATQMGSGFSPGTDEPIVTLTGFGVVRPLICYEAVFPEEIQSGSQRPDLLVQITNDAWFGTYSGPYQHLVQARMRAIEQGVPMIRAANTGVSAVIDPAGRIVASLALGQAGFVDARVPKPVQATLYSRSGDWPVLGVLLFCLGGLQLLHSRSAHSRRDTIGD